From a region of the Falco peregrinus isolate bFalPer1 chromosome 5, bFalPer1.pri, whole genome shotgun sequence genome:
- the TMCC1 gene encoding transmembrane and coiled-coil domains protein 1 isoform X6, with protein sequence MHWERALLLRRTKIERLEVSSLAQTSSAVASSTDGSINADSVDGTPDPQRTKVAITHLQQKILKLTEQIKIEQTARDDNVAEYLKLANNADKQQSARIKQVFEKKNQKSAQTILQLQKKLEHYHRKLREIEQNGIPRQPKDVFRDMHQGLKDVGAKVTGFSEGVVDSVKGGLSSFSQATHSAAGAVVSKPREIASLIRNKFGSADNIANLKDSLEEGQEDGTGGKALGVIQNFQSSPKYGSEEDCSSATSGSVGANSTTGGPVGASSSKTNTLDMQSSGFDAVLHEIQEIRETQARLEESFEDLKVRYQRDYSLIMQTLQEERYRCERLEEQLNDLTELHQNEILNLKQELASMEEKIAYQSYERARDIQEALEACQTRISKMELQQQQQQVVQLEGLENATARNLLGKFINILLAVMAVLLVFVSTVANCVVPLMKTRNRTFSTLFIVVFIAFLWKHWDAITGYLERFFSPPR encoded by the exons ATGCACTGGGAGCGGGCGCTGTTGCTCCGCCGCACCAAG ATCGAGCGATTGGAAGTCAGCAGCTTAGCCCAGACCTCCAGTGCAGTGGCCTCGAGCACTGATGGCAGCATCAATGCAGACTCTGTTGATGGGACTCCAGATCCTCAGCGTACAAAAGTGGCTATCACACATCTACAGCAGAAGATACTGAAGTTGACTGAGCAGATCAAAATTGAACAAACAGCCCGTGACGACAATGTGGCAGAGTACCTGAAACTGGCCAACAACGCCGACAAGCAGCAGAGCGCCCGCATTAAGCAAGTGTTtgagaagaaaaaccaaaagtCAGCCCAGACCAtcttgcagctgcagaagaaactAGAACATTACCATCGAAAGCTGCGAGAGATTGAACAGAATGGGATCCCTCGGCAGCCAAAGGATGTCTTCAGGGATATGCATCAGGGTTTGAAAGATGTTGGAGCAAAAGTCACTGGCTTCAGTGAGGGAGTAGTAGACAGTGTAAAAGGTGGACTTTCCAGTTTTTCCCAGGCTACGCATTCAGCAGCGGGAGCTGTGGTTTCCAAACCCCGGGAGATTGCCTCCCTCATAAGGAACAAGTTTGGGAGTGCAGACAACATTGCTAATCTGAAAGACTCCTTGGAAGAAGGCCAGGAAGATGGCACAGGAGGCAAGGCTCTAGGTGTTATTCAGAACTTTCAGTCAAGTCCAAAATATGGCAGTGAAGAGGATTGTTCCAGTGCCACTTCAGGCTCAGTGGGAGCCAACAGCACAACAGGGGGCCCTGTGGGAGCTTCTAGCTCCAAAACAAACACTCTGGATATGCAGAGCTCAGGGTTTGATGCTGTACTGCATGAGATTCAAGAAATTCGAGAGACACAGGCAAGACTGGAAGAATCATTTGAGGACCTTAAGGTTCGCTATCAGAGGGATTACTCATTAATAATGCAGACTCTGCAGGAGGAGCGGTACAG ATGTGAAAGACTCGAAGAGCAGCTAAACGACTTGACTGAGCTCCACCAGAACGAGATTCTCAATTTAAAACAGGAGTTGGCCAGCATGGAGGAGAAAATAGCATACCAGTCTTACGAACGAGCCCGGGACATCCAG GAGGCACTGGAAGCGTGCCAGACCCGCATCTCCAagatggagctgcagcagcagcagcagcaagtggtgcagctggaggggctggagaaTGCCACGGCCAGGAACCTGCTGGGGAAGTTCATCAACATCCTCCTGGCTGTCATGGCTGTCCTCCTCGTCTTCGTTTCCACTGTGGCCAACTGCGTCGTGCCCCTCATGAAGACTCGCAATAGGACGTTCAGCACTTTATTTATAGTGGTTTTCATTGCCTTTTTGTGGAAACACTGGGACGCCATCACCGGCTACTTGGAACGGTTCTTCTCTCCCCCCAGATGA
- the TMCC1 gene encoding transmembrane and coiled-coil domains protein 1 isoform X5: MFMWCCCTCVCCERDFCEPVKIERLEVSSLAQTSSAVASSTDGSINADSVDGTPDPQRTKVAITHLQQKILKLTEQIKIEQTARDDNVAEYLKLANNADKQQSARIKQVFEKKNQKSAQTILQLQKKLEHYHRKLREIEQNGIPRQPKDVFRDMHQGLKDVGAKVTGFSEGVVDSVKGGLSSFSQATHSAAGAVVSKPREIASLIRNKFGSADNIANLKDSLEEGQEDGTGGKALGVIQNFQSSPKYGSEEDCSSATSGSVGANSTTGGPVGASSSKTNTLDMQSSGFDAVLHEIQEIRETQARLEESFEDLKVRYQRDYSLIMQTLQEERYRCERLEEQLNDLTELHQNEILNLKQELASMEEKIAYQSYERARDIQEALEACQTRISKMELQQQQQQVVQLEGLENATARNLLGKFINILLAVMAVLLVFVSTVANCVVPLMKTRNRTFSTLFIVVFIAFLWKHWDAITGYLERFFSPPR, from the exons ATCGAGCGATTGGAAGTCAGCAGCTTAGCCCAGACCTCCAGTGCAGTGGCCTCGAGCACTGATGGCAGCATCAATGCAGACTCTGTTGATGGGACTCCAGATCCTCAGCGTACAAAAGTGGCTATCACACATCTACAGCAGAAGATACTGAAGTTGACTGAGCAGATCAAAATTGAACAAACAGCCCGTGACGACAATGTGGCAGAGTACCTGAAACTGGCCAACAACGCCGACAAGCAGCAGAGCGCCCGCATTAAGCAAGTGTTtgagaagaaaaaccaaaagtCAGCCCAGACCAtcttgcagctgcagaagaaactAGAACATTACCATCGAAAGCTGCGAGAGATTGAACAGAATGGGATCCCTCGGCAGCCAAAGGATGTCTTCAGGGATATGCATCAGGGTTTGAAAGATGTTGGAGCAAAAGTCACTGGCTTCAGTGAGGGAGTAGTAGACAGTGTAAAAGGTGGACTTTCCAGTTTTTCCCAGGCTACGCATTCAGCAGCGGGAGCTGTGGTTTCCAAACCCCGGGAGATTGCCTCCCTCATAAGGAACAAGTTTGGGAGTGCAGACAACATTGCTAATCTGAAAGACTCCTTGGAAGAAGGCCAGGAAGATGGCACAGGAGGCAAGGCTCTAGGTGTTATTCAGAACTTTCAGTCAAGTCCAAAATATGGCAGTGAAGAGGATTGTTCCAGTGCCACTTCAGGCTCAGTGGGAGCCAACAGCACAACAGGGGGCCCTGTGGGAGCTTCTAGCTCCAAAACAAACACTCTGGATATGCAGAGCTCAGGGTTTGATGCTGTACTGCATGAGATTCAAGAAATTCGAGAGACACAGGCAAGACTGGAAGAATCATTTGAGGACCTTAAGGTTCGCTATCAGAGGGATTACTCATTAATAATGCAGACTCTGCAGGAGGAGCGGTACAG ATGTGAAAGACTCGAAGAGCAGCTAAACGACTTGACTGAGCTCCACCAGAACGAGATTCTCAATTTAAAACAGGAGTTGGCCAGCATGGAGGAGAAAATAGCATACCAGTCTTACGAACGAGCCCGGGACATCCAG GAGGCACTGGAAGCGTGCCAGACCCGCATCTCCAagatggagctgcagcagcagcagcagcaagtggtgcagctggaggggctggagaaTGCCACGGCCAGGAACCTGCTGGGGAAGTTCATCAACATCCTCCTGGCTGTCATGGCTGTCCTCCTCGTCTTCGTTTCCACTGTGGCCAACTGCGTCGTGCCCCTCATGAAGACTCGCAATAGGACGTTCAGCACTTTATTTATAGTGGTTTTCATTGCCTTTTTGTGGAAACACTGGGACGCCATCACCGGCTACTTGGAACGGTTCTTCTCTCCCCCCAGATGA